One Deinococcus multiflagellatus DNA window includes the following coding sequences:
- a CDS encoding DUF418 domain-containing protein codes for MTEPLPPADASTPQRGPVQARSPLPDVLRGVALLGILMVNMQDFAGFLEWQQRGLDRAAQVLTDVLANGRFISIFAMLFGWGAAGLLARQGAAIFLRRHLVLLAVGAAHYVLVWHGDIISNYATLALALLLTAALGARALVAVAGALGTWWLGLTLLDAVAAAGRTGPRFTGLPALEPTYLGNVAERAGEFWTLLLSGNIYNGPWLLALFCLGAAAQRTGLLTRPQDHRPLLRRLAVVGLPLGLALGAALAYLNTRGDQAAGFLAVPVRMGGGLAGALGYVGVIGLLAASGRLGPLLHFAASGRMAMTNYLMQSVLMTSFFYPYAGAQGFGWVGQGLPGQGDAFPYAGGFVGWGAASTLLLALTLGLCQLPLSAVWLSRFRQGPMETLVRRLVYGRAARRRGES; via the coding sequence ATGACCGAGCCGCTCCCTCCCGCCGACGCGAGCACGCCCCAGCGGGGGCCGGTGCAAGCCCGCTCCCCGCTGCCCGATGTGCTGCGCGGCGTGGCGCTGCTGGGCATCCTGATGGTGAACATGCAGGACTTCGCCGGGTTTCTGGAATGGCAGCAGCGCGGCCTGGACCGCGCGGCGCAGGTGCTCACCGATGTGCTGGCCAATGGCCGCTTTATCTCGATTTTCGCCATGCTGTTCGGCTGGGGCGCCGCCGGGCTGCTGGCGCGCCAGGGGGCAGCGATCTTTCTGCGCCGCCACCTCGTGCTGCTGGCGGTGGGCGCGGCCCACTACGTGCTGGTGTGGCACGGCGACATCATCAGCAACTACGCCACCCTGGCGCTGGCCCTGCTGCTGACCGCCGCCCTGGGCGCGCGCGCGCTGGTGGCCGTGGCGGGCGCGCTGGGAACGTGGTGGCTGGGCCTCACGCTGCTGGACGCCGTGGCCGCTGCTGGCCGCACCGGGCCGCGCTTTACCGGCCTGCCGGCCCTGGAACCCACCTACCTGGGCAACGTGGCCGAGCGGGCCGGCGAGTTCTGGACCCTGCTGCTGAGCGGCAATATCTACAACGGCCCGTGGCTGCTGGCGCTGTTCTGCCTGGGGGCCGCCGCGCAGCGCACCGGCCTCCTGACCCGGCCGCAGGACCACCGCCCGCTGCTGCGCCGCCTCGCGGTGGTGGGGCTGCCGCTGGGGCTGGCGCTGGGCGCGGCGCTGGCCTACCTGAACACGCGCGGCGATCAGGCGGCCGGGTTTCTGGCGGTGCCGGTGCGCATGGGTGGGGGGCTGGCGGGCGCGCTGGGCTACGTGGGCGTCATTGGCCTGCTGGCGGCCTCAGGGCGGCTGGGGCCTCTGCTGCACTTTGCCGCCAGCGGGCGCATGGCGATGACGAACTACCTGATGCAGAGCGTGCTGATGACCTCGTTTTTCTACCCCTATGCCGGGGCGCAGGGCTTTGGGTGGGTGGGACAGGGGCTGCCCGGCCAGGGCGACGCCTTTCCGTATGCCGGCGGTTTCGTGGGCTGGGGCGCGGCCAGTACGCTGCTGCTGGCGCTGACCCTCGGCCTCTGTCAGCTGCCACTGAGCGCGGTGTGGCTCTCCCGCTTCCGGCAGGGACCAATGGAAACCCTGGTGCGCCGGCTGGTCTACGGCCGCGCGGCGCGGCGCAGGGGAGAATCATAA
- a CDS encoding MFS transporter has translation MPDATALTPAERWTLAATVLGSSLAFLDGTVVNVALSAVQRDLNATASGVQWVVGAYALLLAALTLAGGALGDALGRRRVYSWGIGLFALASLACALAPSLGALIAARAAQGLGAALLVPGSLAMIGAVFAESRRGRGVGLWSAASSVTTLLGPVVGGVLVDHASWRWVFLINLPLAALTLWLLRRVPETRAPGAHPDWAGAACVTVALGSLALALTRAGEAGWDALTWGLLAGSGLAFALFAQTQRRGAHPMLPPELLKNRTFLGTNLLTLLLYGALGAVSLYLPMLLIGTRGYSAAGAGAALLPLSLLLAGLSGPFGALADRHGPRLFLTLGPALAGLGFVLLGLGRGSYWTAVLPGAAVLGLGMALTVAPLSSAVMGSAGREQSGIASGVNNAVARAASLLAIAALGLLLVGSYRAALDTRLSAVQAPATLRTQLSAQAPRLTDIKLPPDAPAPVRGAVQAAFGDAFARVALAAGLLSLLAAAAGRVFLRPVPRPAR, from the coding sequence ATGCCTGACGCGACTGCCCTGACCCCGGCCGAACGCTGGACCCTGGCCGCCACCGTGCTGGGGTCCAGCCTCGCGTTTCTGGACGGCACGGTGGTGAATGTGGCCCTCAGCGCCGTGCAGCGCGACCTGAACGCCACCGCCAGCGGCGTGCAGTGGGTGGTGGGGGCTTACGCGCTGCTGCTGGCCGCCCTGACCCTGGCGGGCGGCGCGCTGGGCGACGCCCTGGGGCGGCGGCGGGTGTACAGCTGGGGCATTGGCCTGTTCGCCCTGGCCTCGTTGGCCTGCGCGCTGGCGCCGTCGCTGGGGGCGCTGATCGCCGCGCGGGCGGCGCAGGGGCTGGGGGCCGCGCTGCTGGTGCCCGGCAGCCTCGCCATGATCGGGGCGGTGTTTGCCGAGAGTCGCCGGGGCCGGGGCGTGGGCCTCTGGAGCGCCGCCAGTTCGGTGACCACGCTGCTGGGCCCCGTGGTGGGCGGCGTGCTGGTGGACCATGCCTCGTGGCGCTGGGTGTTTCTCATCAACCTGCCGCTGGCGGCCCTGACCCTGTGGCTGCTGCGCCGCGTGCCCGAAACGCGCGCCCCCGGCGCCCACCCCGACTGGGCCGGGGCGGCCTGCGTCACGGTGGCCCTGGGCAGCCTCGCCCTGGCCCTCACCCGCGCGGGCGAAGCCGGCTGGGACGCCCTGACCTGGGGCCTGCTGGCGGGCTCGGGGCTGGCCTTTGCGCTGTTTGCGCAGACGCAGCGCCGGGGCGCCCACCCCATGTTGCCGCCGGAGTTGCTGAAAAACCGCACCTTTCTGGGCACCAACCTCCTGACCCTGCTGCTATACGGGGCGCTGGGGGCGGTCAGCCTGTACCTGCCCATGCTGCTGATCGGCACGCGGGGCTACAGCGCGGCCGGGGCGGGCGCGGCGCTGCTGCCGCTGTCGCTGCTGCTGGCGGGGCTCTCGGGGCCGTTTGGCGCGCTGGCCGACCGCCACGGCCCCCGCCTGTTCCTGACGCTGGGGCCGGCGCTGGCGGGCCTGGGTTTCGTGCTGCTGGGGCTGGGCCGGGGCAGTTACTGGACGGCCGTGCTGCCGGGGGCCGCCGTGCTGGGCCTGGGCATGGCGCTGACAGTGGCGCCGCTGTCCAGCGCCGTGATGGGCAGCGCCGGGCGCGAGCAGAGCGGCATAGCCAGCGGCGTGAACAACGCCGTGGCGCGCGCGGCGAGCCTGCTGGCCATTGCGGCGCTGGGCCTGCTGCTGGTGGGCTCGTACCGCGCGGCGCTGGACACGCGCCTCTCGGCCGTACAGGCGCCCGCCACACTGCGCACCCAGCTCAGCGCGCAGGCCCCGCGCCTGACGGACATCAAGCTGCCCCCGGACGCCCCCGCTCCTGTGCGGGGCGCGGTGCAGGCCGCTTTTGGCGACGCCTTTGCCCGCGTGGCCCTGGCCGCCGGACTGCTGAGCCTGCTGGCCGCCGCTGCCGGGAGGGTGTTTCTGCGCCCAGTCCCCCGCCCGGCGCGCTAG
- a CDS encoding carboxypeptidase-like regulatory domain-containing protein: MTRALLTLLLTASLSTALAAGPRSALVDATFIDGAQMVNGAPELAEFAGALRTVATKAGGSCVKSEYVVWDSVEGLEASFRQVLGSLGYSWTELGASNDDGRFVSFKATKGAAALAGIWADSEGTTLLGWCSLKLTAAAKPPAALTPAAPAAPAPRPATPAPAPAATRTPAPAAPAPTAKPPAPKKGYVTGLVLDTQGRPLAGAEVYIVGTTFNQGQRTSFTAVTKGDGTYAIRVPDGRYHASATIKRDLAGTSFVLPLHPESGTLNTEIDSSEGGNLNFRWRLAGAKPGGGKDWDDFYGASLDFSYCGLPAKAYCDDRYAAVVPGAPEGSTVTLTFTPQGKLIDGSAGKPVVMTFKTAPLAPPGGYPYTDPNGGGRTTLGQGWPYHSFDFNDIPLGIYTLTAVATTPDGRKLPLKLGLEPNNVEASSVTLKWSSYDVSGALKQFRVYVRD, from the coding sequence ATGACCCGTGCCCTGCTGACCCTGTTGCTGACCGCCTCACTGTCCACCGCTCTGGCCGCCGGGCCCCGCTCGGCGCTGGTGGACGCCACCTTTATTGACGGCGCCCAGATGGTGAACGGCGCCCCTGAACTGGCGGAATTCGCCGGGGCCCTGCGCACCGTGGCCACCAAGGCCGGCGGCAGCTGTGTCAAGAGTGAATATGTCGTCTGGGACTCGGTGGAAGGCCTGGAAGCCAGTTTCCGGCAGGTACTGGGGTCGCTGGGCTACAGCTGGACCGAACTGGGCGCCAGCAACGACGACGGCCGCTTCGTGTCGTTCAAGGCCACCAAGGGCGCCGCCGCCCTGGCCGGCATCTGGGCCGACAGCGAAGGCACCACGCTGCTGGGCTGGTGCAGCCTGAAGCTGACGGCTGCCGCCAAGCCCCCCGCCGCCCTGACCCCGGCGGCGCCGGCCGCCCCGGCCCCCCGCCCCGCCACGCCAGCCCCAGCGCCAGCGGCCACCCGCACCCCCGCGCCCGCCGCGCCGGCGCCCACCGCCAAGCCCCCCGCCCCCAAAAAGGGCTACGTGACCGGACTGGTGCTGGACACCCAGGGCCGCCCGCTGGCCGGCGCCGAGGTCTACATCGTGGGCACCACGTTCAATCAGGGCCAACGCACCAGCTTTACCGCCGTGACCAAGGGCGACGGTACCTACGCCATTCGCGTGCCGGACGGCCGTTACCACGCCAGCGCCACGATCAAGCGCGACCTCGCGGGCACCAGCTTTGTGCTGCCGCTGCACCCCGAATCCGGCACCCTGAACACCGAAATCGATTCCAGCGAGGGCGGCAACCTGAATTTCCGCTGGCGGCTGGCCGGCGCCAAACCCGGCGGCGGCAAGGACTGGGACGACTTTTACGGCGCCAGCCTGGATTTCAGCTACTGCGGCCTGCCCGCCAAGGCCTACTGCGACGACCGCTACGCCGCCGTGGTGCCCGGCGCCCCCGAAGGCAGCACCGTCACCCTGACCTTTACGCCGCAGGGCAAACTGATTGACGGCAGCGCGGGCAAACCCGTGGTCATGACCTTTAAAACGGCGCCCCTGGCCCCTCCCGGCGGCTACCCCTACACCGACCCGAACGGCGGCGGGCGCACCACCCTGGGTCAGGGCTGGCCGTACCACAGCTTCGATTTCAACGACATTCCGCTGGGCATCTACACCCTGACGGCGGTGGCGACCACCCCAGACGGCCGCAAACTGCCGCTGAAACTGGGCCTGGAGCCGAACAATGTGGAAGCCAGCAGCGTGACCCTGAAATGGAGCAGCTACGACGTGAGCGGCGCCCTGAAGCAGTTCAGGGTGTACGTGCGCGACTGA
- a CDS encoding cytochrome P450, protein MAVSVSALPEPPTRPGNGHLQDWALSPLTLIEEGAARARAASGDLFRLRLGLPAVVGFSPAWNRALLSNLGTFRSAGSFSRVVPYLSGGVILSDAPGHAGRRGLMNPGFGRAHLLALQARTRAALPPVPAGEFDALAWADHAVLALLNAAYFSSEFDAALLHAFLAPLRRPFPVPALPRPLLFRRVEGEVRRLAHARLGRGGGDDLLSVLAPLPGGLEETRVSLAAAHDTTTHALAYAIWHLANHPRWHSPEHHPAVLKETLRLHPPGWMGSRRLGHDLLWNGVRLPRGALALYSPYLSGRDPGLWAQPETFDPGRWAHKPPAWAYLPFGGGERLCLGMHLAQLLILDTLAALPPLRAVGGDPTPQPGLTLGPRGPLVVAPVPAHA, encoded by the coding sequence GTGGCCGTTTCTGTAAGCGCCCTGCCCGAGCCGCCCACCCGCCCCGGCAACGGCCACCTGCAGGACTGGGCACTCTCGCCGCTGACCCTGATTGAAGAGGGCGCCGCGCGGGCGCGCGCCGCCAGCGGCGACCTGTTCCGGCTGCGGCTGGGCCTGCCCGCCGTGGTGGGCTTCAGCCCGGCCTGGAACCGCGCGCTGCTCAGCAACCTGGGCACTTTTCGCAGCGCGGGCAGTTTCTCGCGGGTGGTGCCGTACCTGTCGGGCGGCGTGATTCTTAGCGATGCCCCGGGCCACGCCGGGCGCCGGGGGCTGATGAACCCCGGGTTTGGCCGCGCGCATCTGCTGGCCCTACAGGCGCGCACCCGCGCGGCCCTGCCGCCTGTGCCAGCGGGCGAGTTCGACGCCCTGGCCTGGGCCGACCACGCCGTGCTGGCGCTGCTGAACGCCGCGTACTTCAGCAGCGAGTTTGACGCAGCCCTGCTGCACGCCTTTCTGGCCCCGCTGCGCCGCCCGTTTCCGGTGCCGGCCCTGCCCCGGCCCCTGCTGTTCCGGCGCGTGGAGGGCGAGGTGCGCCGCCTCGCCCACGCCCGCCTGGGCCGGGGCGGCGGCGACGACCTGCTGTCGGTGCTGGCGCCGCTGCCCGGCGGCCTGGAAGAAACGCGCGTGTCCCTGGCCGCCGCCCACGACACCACCACGCACGCGCTGGCGTACGCGATCTGGCATCTGGCGAACCATCCGCGCTGGCACAGCCCCGAGCACCACCCGGCCGTCCTGAAAGAAACCCTGCGCCTGCACCCGCCCGGCTGGATGGGCAGCCGCCGTCTGGGCCACGACCTGCTGTGGAACGGCGTGCGGCTGCCGCGCGGCGCCCTGGCGCTGTATTCGCCGTATCTCTCTGGGCGTGATCCCGGGCTGTGGGCGCAGCCGGAAACCTTCGACCCGGGCCGCTGGGCCCACAAGCCCCCCGCGTGGGCCTACCTGCCCTTTGGCGGCGGCGAGCGCCTGTGCCTGGGCATGCATCTGGCGCAGCTGCTGATTCTGGACACGCTGGCGGCCCTGCCCCCGCTGCGCGCCGTGGGCGGCGACCCCACCCCGCAGCCCGGCCTGACCCTGGGCCCACGCGGGCCGCTGGTGGTGGCCCCGGTGCCCGCGCACGCCTAA
- a CDS encoding phytoene desaturase family protein yields MTWGRRTPRHVAVIGAGFAGLSAALRLARAGARVTVLDALDGPGGKAALGFTDFSSGPTVVTMPQVFRALHERAGLPVPHLSPARPTTTYHAPGGRTFAPEALHVAGSLEPTLAQLSRAEGQRYAALLRAARRLYEDAQDTFLFAPPPGPLKLARYALTRGGRAAPLTPLRRYVRSGPFLTPFWLRFATYLGADPYRAPAVLHNIAWVELGQGVWHLPGGLLAFARDLHAQAEALGVRFEFGTRVTSLSSHGGQVLGAHTSQGAFAADAWVSAADRALTLSWLGVAEKPTPRGVSGFALQLRLAGDRPAAHHIFWPADYAREWRDIRAGRLPRDPTLYLHLDGTRAFLLVNAPPDPGLTENPQDYGAWLLGRLQERLSATPEGPLPVAEWHALSPADYARTAKAGALYGRAPHGLSGSLRPGWRLAHTRNLVQVGGTVHPGGGVPLSLLSGWNGAGLLLGLGYDDLDGRQTPAGEDLWPFL; encoded by the coding sequence ATGACCTGGGGCCGCCGCACGCCCCGCCACGTCGCCGTGATTGGCGCGGGGTTTGCGGGGCTGAGCGCGGCGCTGCGCCTCGCCCGAGCCGGCGCGCGGGTGACGGTGCTGGACGCCCTGGACGGGCCCGGGGGCAAGGCGGCCCTGGGCTTTACCGACTTCTCCAGCGGCCCCACCGTGGTCACCATGCCCCAGGTCTTCCGCGCGCTGCACGAGCGCGCCGGGCTGCCGGTGCCGCACTTAAGCCCCGCGCGGCCCACCACCACCTACCACGCGCCGGGCGGGCGCACCTTTGCCCCGGAGGCCCTGCATGTGGCGGGCAGCCTGGAGCCCACGCTGGCGCAGCTGTCCAGGGCTGAGGGGCAGCGCTACGCGGCCCTGCTGCGCGCGGCCCGGCGCCTGTACGAGGACGCGCAGGACACCTTTTTGTTTGCGCCGCCGCCGGGCCCACTGAAACTTGCCCGCTACGCGCTGACCCGGGGCGGGCGGGCCGCGCCGCTGACCCCGCTGCGCCGCTACGTGCGCTCGGGGCCGTTTCTCACGCCGTTCTGGCTGCGCTTTGCCACCTACCTGGGCGCCGACCCCTACCGCGCGCCCGCCGTGCTGCACAACATCGCCTGGGTGGAACTGGGGCAGGGCGTGTGGCACCTGCCGGGCGGGTTGCTGGCCTTTGCCCGCGACCTGCACGCCCAGGCCGAGGCGCTGGGGGTGCGCTTTGAATTCGGCACGCGCGTGACCAGCCTCAGCAGCCACGGGGGGCAGGTGCTGGGCGCGCACACCAGCCAGGGCGCCTTTGCCGCCGACGCCTGGGTGAGCGCCGCCGACCGCGCGCTGACCCTGTCGTGGCTGGGCGTGGCCGAGAAACCCACGCCGCGCGGGGTGAGCGGCTTCGCGCTGCAACTGCGGCTGGCTGGGGACCGCCCTGCGGCCCACCACATCTTCTGGCCAGCGGACTACGCGCGCGAATGGCGCGACATCCGCGCCGGGCGGCTGCCCCGCGACCCCACGCTGTACCTGCACCTGGACGGCACCCGGGCCTTCCTGCTGGTCAACGCCCCGCCCGATCCCGGCCTGACCGAGAACCCGCAGGACTACGGCGCGTGGTTGCTGGGCCGGCTGCAAGAGCGCCTCTCGGCCACCCCGGAAGGCCCGCTGCCGGTGGCGGAGTGGCACGCCCTGTCCCCCGCCGACTACGCCCGCACCGCCAAGGCGGGCGCGCTATACGGCCGCGCACCCCACGGACTGAGCGGCAGTCTTCGCCCCGGCTGGCGGCTGGCCCACACCCGCAACCTCGTGCAGGTGGGCGGCACCGTGCACCCGGGCGGCGGGGTGCCGCTCTCGCTGCTGAGCGGCTGGAACGGCGCGGGCCTGCTGCTGGGCCTGGGCTACGACGATCTGGATGGCCGCCAGACCCCCGCCGGCGAGGACCTGTGGCCGTTTCTGTAA